CATCGCGTTCCAGGGCCTCGCGGATCGCCTGGAGCCGCTCGGGGGCATCCTCCAGAAAGATCTCGGCGATCTCCCGCACCGCCTCCTCGTCATCCATCATCTGCCGCAGCAGATCCCGGCGGTCCCAGAGGGGCGGGGCCTCCGCTGGGGGGCTGCCGGTGCCCTGGGGCCGAACCTGCTGCCCCTCTGTTCCGTCTTCCGCTGAAGCCGTCTTTCCCTCTGCCGCCACCCCGGCGGGTGCGCCAACACGGCCTGTATCGGTTGGCGGATGCGGTTCACGCACCTCCTGCTGCCGCGCCGCCACAGGGACACCGTCCTCCGGCAGCCACTTGGCCAGCACCGCCGCCACGGCCTGGGTGGAGACAGGCTTCGGAATGTAGTCGTCCATGCCCGCCTGGAGGCAGCGTTCCCGGTCACCCTGCATGGCGTAGGCGGTCATGGCCACAACAGGGATCCCGGCATTGCCGTCCGCCAGGGTGGACACCCGGATCCGCCGGGTGGTCTCCAGTCCGTCCATGTCGGGCATCTGCACATCCATCAAGACGATGTCGTAGGGGATCTGCCGCAGCACATCCACCGCCTCCGTTCCGCTCGATACGGCGTCGGCCGACTGGCCGAGCTTCTCCAGGATGTTCAGGGCCACCTTCTGGTTGGTGCTGTTGTCCTCGGCCACCAGGACGCGACCCTTCCGCCCCCTGAGACGGGCCACGGCGTCTTCCGCATCGTGGCCGGCGGCTTCCCCCTTCGGTCGTGCTTCCACCGCCCCGGTCACCACCTCCACAAGCAGACTCTGCAGCTCCCGGTGGCGGACCGGCTTGGTCAGGAAGGCATCACAACGCTCGGCCACGTGGGAAGGCACCTCTTCGCCGCCTCCCAGAACGGTGGTGAGCACAAGGCCTGTCCCGGAAAGGCGCTCTTCCTCCCAAAGGGCGTCCACCACCTCGGCACCGTCCATGTCGGGCATGTGCCTGTCGAGCACCATCGCCTCAAAGGGATCCCCCGCTCTGTCCGCCTCCGCCAGCAGCTGGAGGGCCTCGGCACCGCTTCGGGCCTCTGCGGTCCGCATTCCCCAGGCCTCGCTCTGCAACCGCAGTGCGCTGCGGTTGGCATCACTGCCGTCGGCAATGAGCAGACGCACCCCCTGGAGCGCTCTCGGCGGGGCCTTCCCTTCCACGCCGGTCTGCCTGGCCAGGCACAGGGTGAACCAGAACTCCGATCCCACGCCGGGGGTGCTCTCCACACCGATCTCGCCGCCCATCATCTCCACCAGTCGTTTGGAGATGGAAAGCCCCAGGCCGGTTCCTTCGCTCTTGCGGGTCGTCGAGGCATCCCCCTGGGTGAACTCCTCGAAGAGGGTACCGCGTTTCTCCGGGGGAAGGCCGATGCCCGTATCGCGTACCGAGAAGGAGAGGCAGGCCTCCTCTTCGCTCTGCTCCACCAGCGAACCCCGCACAACCACCTCGCCCTCTTCGGTGAACTTCACGGCATTGCTCACCAGATTGGCGAGGACCTGACGCAGCCGCCCGGGGTCGCCCCGGAGCGCGGCGGGGACCCCCGGGTCAAGCGTACAGACCAGCTCAAGCCCCTTCCTGTGGGCGCTCAGCGCCATGGCCGCAGCGCAGTCCTCAACGAGTTTCCCCAGGTCGAAATCCAGCTCCTCCAGGGTCAGTTTCCCCGCCTCGATCTTGGAGTAGTCCAGGATGTCATTGATGAGATGCAGCAGCGACTCGCCGCTCGCCCGGACAATCTCCGCATAGCGCCGCTGTTCCGCCGTCAACCGGGTGTCCTGCAGCAGGCCGGTCATCCCGATGACCCCGTTGAGGGGGGTGCGGATCTCGTGGCTCATGGTGGCCAGAAACTCGCTTTTCGCCCTGCTGGCCGCCAGAGCGGCCTCCTCGCCGGCCCTCAGCTGCTCCTCCGTCTCGATCCGCTGGGTGATGTCCCGCAGGATCCCGATGACCCCCTTGACCCGACCCTCTTCGTCGTAGCGGGCGTTGGCGGTCATCTCAACGGGGAAACGCCTGCCGTCGGAGGTGATCCGCTCCGTCTCGTAGGCAACGATGGAGCCTGCCCGCATGGTCCGTTCCATCATCCGGCGCTGCTCCTCCGTCAGGTCCTCCGGACAGAAGCGGGAGAGATGGGTCCCCAGCGCCTCGCCGGGGGAGACATTGAAAAGACGCTCCGCCGCCGGATTGAGCAGGGTGATGGTGCCCTGCTCGTCGGTCACGAAGATGGGATCACTGGTGGTGGACAGCACCTCCCGGTATTCCCGGGCGATGGCCTCGCGTTCCGCCTGTACCTCCAGGGAATGGAGGGCATAGGCGAGGTCGTCGGCCACCTCCAGCAGAAGTCGGTGCTCCTCGCTGTCGCGGGCGAAGGCCCTGGGCAGGGCCACATTCAGCCAGCCGTACACCCTGGATTCGCGGGCCAGCCGCACCGTCAGGCCGGCACTCCCCTCGTAGGCCTCCGCCAGCGGGCAATCGGCACAGGTCTCGGCCGGATCGTCCACCACAAAGGCACCCCCGGCGGCAAGCGCCTCCCGGGCACGGGAAGGGATCTCGCCGGCGCGGAGGCGCTCGGCCATGGGGGCGAAGCCTCCCTGGAACCCGGCGTGGAAGAAGGGCTCCACCGGCCTCCCGCCCTCCACCAGAACGATCCAGGCGTGGTTGTATCCCCGGGAGGCCACCAGGACGACACAGGCTTCGTCAAGGAGGCGATCCCGGTCTTTCTCGTGGGTGATGAGCTGGTTGACCCCACGGATAGCGCGCAGCACCTGATTCAGGTGCTGGATGCGCTCTTCACGCTGCTTCTTTTCGGTGATATCCTGCACCACACCGACGGTGCGCACGGGATTGCCCCGGCGGTCACATTCCGTGGTGCACTGTTCGGTCAGCCACCGGAACCCTCCATCCTCCGTCTGGAGCCGATATTCCGTTCCGGAGACCGACGTGCCCTCCATACAGCCCTTCCACATCGAGGCCACCTGCCGTCTGTCCTCGGGATGCACGCGTTCCAGAAAGGACCGGTGCGTGGGTTCGGCATGTTCCCGGTCGAGACTGAAGAGATCGACGAGCTCCTCGCTCCACTCCGGGCGTCCCGCCGCGTGCCGGAACTCCCAGTGTCCCATGCCGGCCATCCTGTGGGCCTGCCGGAGCTGGCCGTATTTTCTCTTCAGCGTATCGATCTGCACACAGACGCCGGTGGCGCGGCGGGATCGCCCGGGGCCATCGCGCTTGGAACTCTTGCCGCGCCAGGAGACCCACCGCCACCCGCCGTCGCCGCACCGCATCCGGAAAGCGACGGAAAAGCCCATCGCCAGGCGCACGTAGCGTTCCATCTGCGACAGCACGGTATCACGGTCATCGGGGTGGAGCATATCGGCAAGCTCGTCCCGGGAAAGGGAGGCTTCCTCCGCTGGGTAGCCAAGCATGGCAAAGGTGGATGAGCTGAGATAGATCTCTCCGGACTCGAGACTCCAGTCCCAGAACCCGTGCTCCACGGCGTCCATGGCCAGAGAGAGCCGCTCCTTGGTGCGCTTCAGCTCCTCTCTTTCGGTGCAATCCATAAACAGCGCGACACAGTGATTCTCCCGGGGTGAAAAGAGACTGACCTGAAAAGTGCGTCCCAGCAGCCTGGAGAAGGCTTCGAATTCCCGTTCGCCGGCACCGGCGGCCACCTCCCCGAAGACGGACAGCCAGTCGAAACTGTCCTCCTCTATGCCCGGAAACACCTCGGTGGCTCTTCTTCCCACCACATCGGCGGCGCACAGGCCCGTACAGCGCTCGAAGGCGTGGTTGACCTCGAGAAAGAGCGCATCCACAGGTGTGCCGCTCCCGTCATTCACGATGCGGTGGTAGGCGTAGCCGAAAGGGGCGGACTGGACAATCTGTTCGTAGAACTGCTTTTCCATGGGATGACCCCCTCGGGTATAAGCGAGCTGGTCCAATGGTACAGGAAAAGGCGGCGGGAACCAACGAGCGGAAGGCGGGAAAGACAGCTGACTACAGCCGGGCGAAGGGCAGATGCCCCTGTCGCCCGGCTTCACATCAGCCTGCTGCCCTGCGGGACGGCTCTGTCGGGAACACAGAGAACGATCCGTCCCTCCTCATCGGGGAAGCCTGTCACCAGGCACTCCGACCGTACCGGGCCGATCTGCTTGGGCGGGAAGTTCACCACCGCCACCACCCGGCGCCCGACAAGCTCCCCGGGGCTATAGAGATCGGTGATCCGGGCGCTGGATCGCCTGACACCGATCTCGCCGCCGAAGTCCACCCGGAGCCTGTAGGCCGGTTTCCGGGCCTCCGGGAAGGCTTCGGCGGCGACGATGATCCCTACCCGCAGCTCCACCTTTTCGAAATCCTCCCAGGAAATGGTTTCCATGGCCGTCATCCTTTCTGCACCGGCTCCACAACAAAACAACGCCATTCTACCAGCTGCAGAGAAAAGGAGTGGGGATACTCTTATCCACTACCGCGGGAAGGTCACCGTGCAGAGGGTGCCGTCCTCCCCGCCGGATTCGATGGCAAGACGCCCTTCAAGCTGCTCGGCCAGAGCCGTCACGAGCTGCAGTCCAAAGCCGCCGTCGGCCGACTCCGGGTCGAACCCTCTGCCGTTGTCGGCCACGGAGAGCGTCACCTCGCCCCCTTGCTCGGTGACGGTCACCGTCAATGCGGCCTCTTGCGAAGCCTGGAAGGCATACTTCATGGCGTTGGTGATCAGCTCGTTGACGATCAACCCGAGGCTGGAGACCACCCGCACCGGCACGATGATCTCCTCCGCCTCGGTGTGGACAGCGACCTCCCGAGGGAAGCTGTCGACGATCTCCGCCACCAGGGAGGGGATATAGTCGCCGAGGGACACCCGGTCACTCAGATGGTCGCTCCGGTAGAGCTTTTCGTAGAGGAGCATCATGGTGCCCACCCGGTTCCGGGCCGTCGCGAGGGCCTCCCGGGCCGTCGGGTCCCCCACATTCGCCGCCTGGATCTCCAGCAGGCTCATGATGGTGGTCATGTTGTTCTTGACGCGGTGGTGCACCTCGCGGAGGAGGAGCTCCTTCTCCTCCAGCAGGCCCCGGATCTGCCGTTCGTCATCCTTGAGTTGCGTGATGTCCTCCTCGATACAGGCCAGACCGATCACCTCGCCGTGGTCCCCCCAGAGGGGGATCTTGCTGCTGCGGACGGTCTGGGGGCCCTCTTCGGTCTCGTAGGTCTCCTCGACCTCCAGAACAGGCTCGCCGGTGCTCAGCACATCACGGTCGTGTCGCTCCATCCCCTGGGCCTCTTGTCTGGGGAAGTGGTCCCGCGGCAGGGTGCCGAGGATCTCCCCTCTGGGTTTTCCCACCGTACGGGCCCAGGAGGCGTTGACCAGCTGATAGCGACCCTCGCGATCCTTGTAGACGATGTGGTTGGGGAGGGCGTCGAAGAGCCGCTGCATCTCCCGTTGTTTGGCATCCAGGGCTTCACGGGCCTTCCGGTATTCCGTGGTGTCGTTCACGAAAAGCAGCGCCGTCTCCGGCGAGATCCGAACAGCCCGTATGTTCCAGTAGCGTCGCTCACCTTTTTTGGTGATGTAGGGCAGCTCGGCCTCCGCATAGCCTTCATCAAAGACGGCCCGGAACTGCTCCTCCGCCTGCGTACGGGCTTCGGGGGCGGTGATCAGGCCGATCTGCTTGTTGAGAATCTCCTGATACCCATAACCGGTGAGCTCGCAGTATCCTCTGTTCACCTCGATGTACCGGCCGTTCCGCGCGGCAACCAGGACACCGTAGGGCGCGTGCTCCACATAGCTCCGGAAGCGGGCCTCGCTCTCCCGCAAGGACTGAAACATCTGCATACGGTCCCTGGCATCCCGGATCACCCCGACTACCATCTGTTCGTCTCCGGCGTCGACAACGGCGGTGGTGATCTCGCCCGGGAAGGTCTCCCCCGTCTTGGTGACGAATTCCGTTTCAAAGCGCGACCGACCGTCGTGTTTGAGCTCCTCGGCGATGCCGAAAACCATCTCGTCGGTAGCCTGACCAGAGGGATGGGTATCCAGAACGCTGAGGCCCCGGAACTCCTCCGGCGTATAGCCGAAGAGCTCGCAGAGACGTTGGTTGACATCCAGGATGGTTCCCTGCATGTCGTGGATGAGCACCCCGTCGCCGGCCTGTTCGAAGAGTCCGTGGAAACGGGCCTCGCTCGCCTCGAGTCGGCTGCGCT
Above is a window of Synergistales bacterium DNA encoding:
- a CDS encoding PAS domain S-box protein — translated: MEKQFYEQIVQSAPFGYAYHRIVNDGSGTPVDALFLEVNHAFERCTGLCAADVVGRRATEVFPGIEEDSFDWLSVFGEVAAGAGEREFEAFSRLLGRTFQVSLFSPRENHCVALFMDCTEREELKRTKERLSLAMDAVEHGFWDWSLESGEIYLSSSTFAMLGYPAEEASLSRDELADMLHPDDRDTVLSQMERYVRLAMGFSVAFRMRCGDGGWRWVSWRGKSSKRDGPGRSRRATGVCVQIDTLKRKYGQLRQAHRMAGMGHWEFRHAAGRPEWSEELVDLFSLDREHAEPTHRSFLERVHPEDRRQVASMWKGCMEGTSVSGTEYRLQTEDGGFRWLTEQCTTECDRRGNPVRTVGVVQDITEKKQREERIQHLNQVLRAIRGVNQLITHEKDRDRLLDEACVVLVASRGYNHAWIVLVEGGRPVEPFFHAGFQGGFAPMAERLRAGEIPSRAREALAAGGAFVVDDPAETCADCPLAEAYEGSAGLTVRLARESRVYGWLNVALPRAFARDSEEHRLLLEVADDLAYALHSLEVQAEREAIAREYREVLSTTSDPIFVTDEQGTITLLNPAAERLFNVSPGEALGTHLSRFCPEDLTEEQRRMMERTMRAGSIVAYETERITSDGRRFPVEMTANARYDEEGRVKGVIGILRDITQRIETEEQLRAGEEAALAASRAKSEFLATMSHEIRTPLNGVIGMTGLLQDTRLTAEQRRYAEIVRASGESLLHLINDILDYSKIEAGKLTLEELDFDLGKLVEDCAAAMALSAHRKGLELVCTLDPGVPAALRGDPGRLRQVLANLVSNAVKFTEEGEVVVRGSLVEQSEEEACLSFSVRDTGIGLPPEKRGTLFEEFTQGDASTTRKSEGTGLGLSISKRLVEMMGGEIGVESTPGVGSEFWFTLCLARQTGVEGKAPPRALQGVRLLIADGSDANRSALRLQSEAWGMRTAEARSGAEALQLLAEADRAGDPFEAMVLDRHMPDMDGAEVVDALWEEERLSGTGLVLTTVLGGGEEVPSHVAERCDAFLTKPVRHRELQSLLVEVVTGAVEARPKGEAAGHDAEDAVARLRGRKGRVLVAEDNSTNQKVALNILEKLGQSADAVSSGTEAVDVLRQIPYDIVLMDVQMPDMDGLETTRRIRVSTLADGNAGIPVVAMTAYAMQGDRERCLQAGMDDYIPKPVSTQAVAAVLAKWLPEDGVPVAARQQEVREPHPPTDTGRVGAPAGVAAEGKTASAEDGTEGQQVRPQGTGSPPAEAPPLWDRRDLLRQMMDDEEAVREIAEIFLEDAPERLQAIREALERD
- a CDS encoding tRNA-binding protein yields the protein MTAMETISWEDFEKVELRVGIIVAAEAFPEARKPAYRLRVDFGGEIGVRRSSARITDLYSPGELVGRRVVAVVNFPPKQIGPVRSECLVTGFPDEEGRIVLCVPDRAVPQGSRLM
- a CDS encoding PAS domain S-box protein; this translates as MTDGEQKRILLVEDEPVVAMYEARQLERRGYRVEWVQSGEQAVAMLRDRTDIDLILMDIDLGSGMDGTEAAAAIQRFGDVPVVFLSAHTDPEIVERTERVTSYGYVVKNSGITVLDASIKMAFRLYASKKETEAERSRLEASEARFHGLFEQAGDGVLIHDMQGTILDVNQRLCELFGYTPEEFRGLSVLDTHPSGQATDEMVFGIAEELKHDGRSRFETEFVTKTGETFPGEITTAVVDAGDEQMVVGVIRDARDRMQMFQSLRESEARFRSYVEHAPYGVLVAARNGRYIEVNRGYCELTGYGYQEILNKQIGLITAPEARTQAEEQFRAVFDEGYAEAELPYITKKGERRYWNIRAVRISPETALLFVNDTTEYRKAREALDAKQREMQRLFDALPNHIVYKDREGRYQLVNASWARTVGKPRGEILGTLPRDHFPRQEAQGMERHDRDVLSTGEPVLEVEETYETEEGPQTVRSSKIPLWGDHGEVIGLACIEEDITQLKDDERQIRGLLEEKELLLREVHHRVKNNMTTIMSLLEIQAANVGDPTAREALATARNRVGTMMLLYEKLYRSDHLSDRVSLGDYIPSLVAEIVDSFPREVAVHTEAEEIIVPVRVVSSLGLIVNELITNAMKYAFQASQEAALTVTVTEQGGEVTLSVADNGRGFDPESADGGFGLQLVTALAEQLEGRLAIESGGEDGTLCTVTFPR